From the genome of Leptotrichia sp. oral taxon 847:
AGGCAAAAACAATTAATGACTTTTCAGGAGCAAGAATTACAGGACAGTTAAATACATTACATTATGGTGTAATTGATCAAATGAAGGGTGTCATTAAACAAACTGCAATGGAGAATTTTCCTGCAATGATAGTTGCTCTAAATTCCAATAAGATTGATGGATATGTGTCAGAAAGACCAGGAGCGATGGCAGCTAAGTATTCGAATCCAAATTTGACATTTATATCATTTGATAAAAATACAGGATTTAAGTATGAAACTTCCGAAGTAAATGTTGCAATCGGAATGAAACTGGGAAATACAGAATTGGAAGAGAAAGTAAACAAAATACTTGACGAAGATTTGACTCCAAAAGTAAGACAAAAAATAATGGAAAAGGCAATAAAAACACAACCTGGAAATACTTCAAGATCATTTTTTGGATGGGTAGCATTCTTTATCCAAAAAAACTGGCTTCAATTTGTTAAAGGGACAGTTATGACACTATTTATTTCATTGACAGGGACTGTGGTTGGATTTTTAATTGGAATAGTAGTTGCCTTGTCAAGACAAGTAGAAGCTGAAGCGGATAACAGAACTTCTAAATTTAAAAAAGCTGGATTTTATATTTTAAATAAATTTTTTGCAATATATATTGCAGTGTTTAGAGGAACGCCAATGATGGTGCAATCAATGGTAATTTACTACGGATTGTCACAAGTATTTGGATTAAATTTATCACCGATTGTAGCTGCGTTGTTTATTGTTTCGATAAATACGGGAGCTTATATGAGTGAAATTATAAGAGGTGGAATTGATTCGATTGATAAAGGACAATTTGAAGCTGCAAAAGCTATTGGTATGACAAATTTCCAAACAATGAAGAGCATAATTTTCCCACAAATGTTTAGAAATATTTTACCAATGATCGGAAATGAATTTATTGTAAATATTAAAGATACTTCTGTACTAAACGTAATCAGCGTTACAGAATTATTCTTTATTTCAAAATCTGTTGCGGGAACATATTCGAGATATTACGAAGTCTTTATCATAACAAGTGTGATTTACTTCTTCTTAACATTTACATTATCGCTACTTCTAAAACAACTTGAGAAAAAAATAGATGGGCCTCAAACATTTGAATTTTTAGAAGAAG
Proteins encoded in this window:
- a CDS encoding ABC transporter substrate-binding protein/permease produces the protein MNKIKSKLLVFLIFMMTFVTGYSASDEIKVGMECGYAPFNWFQDTNKNGAIKTDGGYCGGYDVEIAKVIAKKLGKKLVIVKTEWDALLGPALTSGKVDLVIAGMSATPERKQSLLFTKPYYESDLVVVVKKNGKYSKAKTINDFSGARITGQLNTLHYGVIDQMKGVIKQTAMENFPAMIVALNSNKIDGYVSERPGAMAAKYSNPNLTFISFDKNTGFKYETSEVNVAIGMKLGNTELEEKVNKILDEDLTPKVRQKIMEKAIKTQPGNTSRSFFGWVAFFIQKNWLQFVKGTVMTLFISLTGTVVGFLIGIVVALSRQVEAEADNRTSKFKKAGFYILNKFFAIYIAVFRGTPMMVQSMVIYYGLSQVFGLNLSPIVAALFIVSINTGAYMSEIIRGGIDSIDKGQFEAAKAIGMTNFQTMKSIIFPQMFRNILPMIGNEFIVNIKDTSVLNVISVTELFFISKSVAGTYSRYYEVFIITSVIYFFLTFTLSLLLKQLEKKIDGPQTFEFLEEVEEGEK